The sequence below is a genomic window from Lolium perenne isolate Kyuss_39 chromosome 4, Kyuss_2.0, whole genome shotgun sequence.
GGCATTTTTGCCCTAAGATCCATATGTCAGGTGCTTTTGGCACTCTATGACTACACAAGGTCTGACTGCCCATTGTATGTGAGGCGATACTGGCACATACTTGGGCTAATTGAACTAGTGTTTTTGCTGTAATTAGGTTACAGCATGAAAGAACCTTTTTTTAGCCAGTGCATGAGAATTCGCATactatttttctttttctgtgcATGTACTAGGTAAAACTCTGTAGTTTTGATGGAATATATGTTTACCATTTTCTGCATATTTTTGTACATGTACAATAAAGATAGCTTTGTTCACCAATAGGTCAAACTGCAAGCTCACAATACCACCGCTCACGGAAAGGTCTACAAGAATGCATTCCACTGCACTAGTAGGATACTGGTTGAGGAAGGAGTAAGCCCCTTCTTTCTTATTTCTCACTTTAGATTTAATAATGCTTTGTCTTGCTCAATTAATCGAGGTGTATAGCTTATGCACAAAGTACATCATGTTGCTTTAGTTCTGCATATACATCCCATCGTCTATTCCATAAATATTTTTCTTTTCTGGCAATTATAAGCTGCAATTCATGCTAGGAAAATTGCCTAGATAGCGCTGTGTGTTCATATGACTATATTTTTGTCAGTTGAAAGCATACTTTTATGGAGACTAATTTTGTATAGCACTCTTCATACATCTCTAGTTTGCGTCACTAAGAAAATTACAAACATAGCAACTACCTTATGATAGCATTTGCATTGCACCTTTCTACACATGGTATTAGTTAGATCAATTATTAACTGTTGTGCTGTCATCATTCATCTAGTTTAAAGGATCAGATTACCATTTTATCCACAGATAATGCTAACCACATTTTAGACTTTACAGTTATTAAACTGAAAACCAACATAGGTTAGTTTATCTAGATTTTAAAATGATATAATTTTATCAACATGATACTGGAAGTTCCTTGCATGATTATTTCCCATTACAGGTAAGAGGGTTGTATAGAGGCGCATCATCTTCATTTGTTGGTATAGCACTTGAAAGCTCCCTTTTCTTTGGCACATATGCACAGGCCAAACAATTACTACAGGTATTCCTTTTCTTCTTTGTTATAGCAGTAGGACGAAACATGCTTGTGTCAAGTCTTTATCTTAGTAATATGtatctgtttatttttattttagggAAAGTCTGAGGATTCTAAACCTCAGCTACATGTAATTATCCCTTCTGCTGCCTGTAGTGGAGCCCTGATCAGCTGCATCCTTGCTCCGACTGAGCTGACCAAGGTCAGTCCTGCCGTCAATCTCTCTTTCCAGTTAGTTAGCGAGTACATAGGAGACATGATTCAGGTGGCATTTAATGATGTAATAGACATCTCCAGTGCAGAATGCAAGTTCAAGGGAAGGAAGCAATGTATGCGACTCGATATTCCAGCCCTCTAGATTGTGCTGTGAAAACACTTCAAAGTGAAGGGGTGAGCTTAATTGCCTTCTGCAAGCTCTTCTATGCTGTTTCTAGTATAAGGAGATGTTGTTATGTTACAGGTTAGGGGTATATTTCGTGGTGGTTTAGCAACATTGTTCAGAGAGGCAATTGGCAATGCTTTCTTCTTCTGCACTTATGAGTACAGCCGATATTGGATGCATAACTATATAGATTCTCGACGATTTTCTGACAACAGTCACTTAGTTGCGGCAAAAGATGTCGGAATAGGAGTCATGAGTGGTGGGATTAGTGGAATGGCTGTAAGTATCTCAATTCCTTTTAAATTCCAATGCAAGACACATTTTCTTCAATTTGACCAATTTTCACTCCGCAGTTCTGGACAGCTACCCTGCCACTGGATGTTGCAAAAACTATTATTCAGACTGATCCTGACCCTCGGTCGAGCCGAAACCCCTTTCGGGTTTTAAACATGGTATGTGCCCTGCAATAGTTATTTCTGTTTTCGTTAGGTGTAGTGGCATGTGCCTGATCGTGGCAACCATGCTTGACCTGTTGCAGGTCTATAGGAGAGCTGGTCTGGCTGGCTGTTATGCTGGTCTAGGACCAACACTAGCAAGAGCATTCCCTGCGAATGCAGCAGCGATTGTTGCCTGGGAGTACAGTGCTAAGATTCTTGGTTTAAGGCGTGACTAGTACTGTCGTGTTGTACGAGAGATACAATGCGGGTTTGTACTTGTGGGCTTCGGGcaatatttacttttgttttcccACAAACTCAGGAAGTCAATGAGTTAATCAATTTTCCTGGATTAGTTGGTATTTATCTCCATGATGGCAAAAAGGGAAGAGTGGCTTTATTTAGGGCTGATGTATTTCCACGTTTAATTGCTGTCACTTCGCTTGCTGCTACTATGGAAATCGCTTTAGGGTTTACAGATTGGAGTTTACTTTGAGAATTAGGAAGAACGTTGTTAGTCACTGCCTCACTGGGCAGGACACAAATAGTCTTCCAGGAAGAGAGTGCGGTACGAAGTACATGTCAAAACAATTATCCCCTTCCCAACTCCTAGTTGCTTTACCTGTACAGTGTGGTACCAGCTCTTTTCCAAGACTAGCTATACTCGTGTGTGCCTACAGAATCAAATGCCCGTGTATTGTAATATAATATTTTCCATTGCTGAGTTATTTCAACACCTGTGTCATTGTAGGCTCTAAATTTGTGCGAATAAAAAAATATCTCGAAATATCTCGAAATATTTTCAAATTGCGGTAATTGATTTCGTGAAAACTTAAAGGGTAATCTCTGAGAGTAAATGGAGGGCAATCAACTTAGATCCTTACAGATTTTCTAAGATTTAGGTGATGGATATACATAATTTCACGATGTGTGTAGTTTCATTTCTCGCCATCAGTTGAGCTCAAAATTAATACTGATACGTGGGTTTAAGTCAAGAGTTTTAGTTGGGCATTCGCACAGAGTCCTGAAATGCCCATCCATCTTTAAAAAAAAACTACATTCCAGAAGAAGTTTCAGTTCATTAGTGGTTGTTCCAAACTTGATATTCGTTCTCGTTGAGTTCATATCAGGGTTTCAGGTAAACTTATGTTTATTCTTTTGCGGTTTGATTTCCTTCAATTTGATCTCTCGCAGTTTAAATCATTCCTACTGGGTTGGTTTGGGTCTTTTGATAATTCATTATATCAGGTTTGTTCGAACCATAATAACTGTTTCTTGTCTTCACTAGATCTTATCCATCGAAGATTACGCATAGATTTACAATATGTGTGATGAGCCTGAAAATTCTCATCCGATGATGGTAAACACGCATCTGAGTACGCGCTTAGACCACGTCTTGAGACAACACTAGGCACACACAGTATAGTTCCTAAATTCGTTTGAAGCAACCAAATTTCACGTCAGAGCCAAAAACACATCGCCTAGCACCTGGTTTTCGACGGGCGACAAGGACATCCAGCAGAAGGTGAGGATGAAGGAGCGATCAGAGTGCCGGTCGACCTATTCCCTTCCTATATCATACGTGTGCTAATTTGTGCTTTTGATTATACTTAGACATCACATTCGAGATTTCTTTTACTGGTTCTTGAATGTAAGGGTTTTTTTAAAGGGGTGTGTCTATATCTAAGTTAACTGAGATTTTCTGAAGTCTCAATCACCTTAGAAAAGTGCAACTACAGtttaaagaaaagtgcaactcgatccagttgcacatttctggtAAAAAAGTgtaattgcacttttttaacagaaaagtgcaactcaagtaattttttgtaagtgacttagacttaagaaaatctcagttgactgagacatagcaaaaccgttttTAAAGTGGAGTGGGTCGAGCGATTTTAGAACCATGAAAATGAACTGATGTGcactaaaaaaaataaaaatgaaaataaacCGATCAAGTGACCGCGTGTATCCCGTGTTCAACACGCCATGTTCCAATTTCTACTAGTAGTGATAATTTTGCTGTCTAGTAAATGAGTGATACGGCATGATTAATCAAATGAACAACGAGCAGTCGAGAGATACCACACGCAACGGCGTCACGCTGCTTAGCTTGTCCAACGGGGATGGCTTCATGTCATTAGTCCGTACGGCATCATCTACCGTCAAGCAAGTCCAATCATTTCTTATTACACACCATCAATCAAGTGATCCAGCTCTCTCTCCGTTAAAAGCTCTCACTCCCTCGCTCACTTTTCACTGCAACAGTAACAGTGCAACTCGCTAGTTGCTTGCGACTATTAATCTGCATCCATCGGCCACTTGCTCGGCCACGGTCGAACATCCACCATGGCCTCACCAGCTGCCGACCTCCCGACCCAAGCCTGCCCTCTCCCACAGTCCAAAGCCCCGGCCGACGACCCCGAGCTCCAGACGCGCCGACGCCGCCGCAGGTGCTGCTGCATCTGCTTTCTCGTCACCCTCGGCGTGCTCGTGATCCTGGGCGTCACCCTCCTCGCCCTCTTCCTCACCGTGCTCCGCGTCCGCGACCCCCGCACGCACCTCATCTCCAGCCGCATCGTCGGCGTCGCCCCGAGCCTCACCCAGCCCAACTTCACCTTGCTCATCACCGCGTCCGTTCACAACCCCaacccggcctccttctccttcgCCTCCGGCACCACCGGGCTCTGGTACCGCGGCACCCACGTCGGCGATGCCCAGGTCGACCCCGGCAGCATCCCCAGCAAGGGAGACACGGTCGTGGAGCTGGAGATGACGGTCTTCACAGCCGGCTTCACGGCGAACATGACGCAGCTGCTCGAGGACATCGAGGCCGGGTCCCTGCCGCTGGACGCCAACGCCAGGATCcctgggagggttgccgtcttcGGCGTCTTCAAGATCAACGTCGTCGCCTACTCCGACTGCCACGTCGTCGTCGGCTTCCCGGACATGGGCATCCGCGGCCAGGACTGCCGCGACCACGCCAAGCTCTAATCCATCACATTGGTGGCTTGTTCGTTTCGTGGTATCCCAGACGGAGCGTGGTCGATGATCCTGGAGTTCCTTCTCATGGTGCATGTCTACAGTCCAGACACTAGATTCCTTTGATTGGTACTCATCATGTGCATCAACAGAGTAGCTTAATACAGGATTCAATTTCCGTTGATCATGTGTAAATGGTATTCAATCttattcgcaaaaaaaatggTATTCAATCTTTTCATTTTCGATTATTATAATTAAATTGTCATCTTTATTTTCTTTACTAGCCGATTGACCCGCACAATtgatgccacttgattttataTTATCGTAAAATGTTGTTTGATTGGAGCAGTCTTCAACATGGCAGCTCTGTATTAATTGCAAAAGATAGTACCATGGTCCAACAAAGCTACGATAAAAATCTATatctatctatatctatatctatatctatatctatctctatatctatatctatataacAATAAAGGAGCTAAGATTTCTgctaaaattttcgtccaacttttcatTGGAACGTTTTATCCTCCCACCAATCAGCATAATACTGCACAACTGCCACGCCACATTACATACTGGTTCATTTAGTTCGGTCTCTGTTCATCCATCGCTGCTTCTGGGCCGATCTTTTGCTACCGCTGCAGCCCAAGACATTCAGGCACAGATATTTCTTTGTGTCAATAGTCAGAGCAGTTTCTATACACGAGTTTTTGGGGTACATCAAGCTGCCTTGGAACTACAAGGGGCATCTATCCGAAGCAAATTAAAGCAGGAAATTGTACGAGAAATATATGAGAGAAAATGCTCTGCAGGATAAGAAGAATTGGGGAAATCGGATGAGGGGATTGTATGAGAAATATGAGAGAAAAAAGCTACGGgcgaaatatgagcattatttgaTCAGAGAAGAATTTGGCAAATCGATTTCAAATCGAAAGGCAGGGACAGAGGGAAGTGAGCGTCCGCGCAGATTTGAGGCGGGCGGCCGCACGAGGTGCAGCGAGGAGGCGGGCTGGTGCGGTCCCCTGGCATCGAGGACGCGCGATGGCTAGAGCAGCAGCTGGCTCGCGGGAGGGGCGCGCGTAAAGCGTGTGTGAAGGGGAATGGAGGAGGTCCTCAGCCCGCATGGTGCGCGGGGCGGTCGAAGGCGGGGCGGCGCGCCTGCGCGAGGCGGTGGCGACGGAAGGCCGAGCGGGCAAAGATGAAGGAGAGGGAGTGAGGCGAGCGAGAGGGGCAGAGCCGTGGAGGAGCCCGGCCTCACTCGGTCGTGTTGGTGGGAGGAAGAGGGGTTCTTTGCAAAATTGACAGGCGGCGGGGGAGGGGGTGCCTGCAAGATTGTCTCCAGCCTAGGGTTTGCTCCAGGCCGGATGAGGCTGCTGGGCCTGGCCGGGTGGAGCTTTCTCCTTTTTTATTCAAaacattattttattttatttctgaTTGTTTTCAAACCGTTTTCAATAGGTGGAAGGTCTTCTCCTTTTTTATTcaaaatattttattttattttattcgaTATGATCTAAATAAGCATTCAATAAAAATCAACCCGGTGCAACGCATAAGCAAAGTTCCTAGTCATGCTTAATATCGATCAATAGTGTCGTGGATACTTTAACTGGATGTACCACCGATAGTTGTGAGACCTATGgctcatcgggcggcccagttaccGGAGGAATCAAGATGGAGGAGTCCAGCCAGATGGTAAGTGGgtggatccgtaccgaccttggAATTGCCGGATCCTTGGCGTAGAAGACTAGACTTAGTCATATCCGGATGGAACTCTACTCCTTGTAACCCTAGATCCAgagtctttataagccggatcctttgAGCCCTAGAGACACGATACAAATCATTGGAACCTCGCACTAGTTGCCCAATAATTTCAGACAAGCAACATTAGAGCCTCCCCACCGTCGTGAGGTTTCAGAAGCTATGTAGCTCGTGTGTCCCCGTGCcggttactgatacgtctccaacgtatctataatttcttatgttccatgctagttttatgacaatacctacatgtttaattcacactttataatgtttttatgcattttttgagactaacctattaacaagatgccacagtgccagttcctgttttctgctgtttttgatttcagaaaagttggtttacaaatattctcggaattggaagaacaaaatcccacggccctattttccacggagtgtttcagaagaccgaagaagagtcgaggaagggaagcagggggcccaccccatagggcgcgcggggggccccactgccgcgccaagatgtggggagggagccccctggctccccggacgctgccccttcgcctatttattccttcatccccgaaaaccctagcaccgagaaccaaaataccagaacagttccagagatgccgccgccgtcaaccctaactcgggggttcagaagatctcctccggca
It includes:
- the LOC127326113 gene encoding mitochondrial arginine transporter BAC1, which encodes MAGLGDAAKEYIAGSVAGVAQVVVGHPFDTVKVKLQAHNTTAHGKVYKNAFHCTSRILVEEGVRGLYRGASSSFVGIALESSLFFGTYAQAKQLLQGKSEDSKPQLHVIIPSAACSGALISCILAPTELTKCRMQVQGKEAMYATRYSSPLDCAVKTLQSEGVRGIFRGGLATLFREAIGNAFFFCTYEYSRYWMHNYIDSRRFSDNSHLVAAKDVGIGVMSGGISGMAFWTATLPLDVAKTIIQTDPDPRSSRNPFRVLNMVYRRAGLAGCYAGLGPTLARAFPANAAAIVAWEYSAKILGLRRD
- the LOC127326110 gene encoding uncharacterized protein; amino-acid sequence: MASPAADLPTQACPLPQSKAPADDPELQTRRRRRRCCCICFLVTLGVLVILGVTLLALFLTVLRVRDPRTHLISSRIVGVAPSLTQPNFTLLITASVHNPNPASFSFASGTTGLWYRGTHVGDAQVDPGSIPSKGDTVVELEMTVFTAGFTANMTQLLEDIEAGSLPLDANARIPGRVAVFGVFKINVVAYSDCHVVVGFPDMGIRGQDCRDHAKL